A single genomic interval of Macadamia integrifolia cultivar HAES 741 chromosome 6, SCU_Mint_v3, whole genome shotgun sequence harbors:
- the LOC122081866 gene encoding bifunctional fucokinase/fucose pyrophosphorylase isoform X1, whose translation MDAAGEKGRMRKKDKRDLAGILRKSWYHLRLSVRHPSRVPTWDAIVLTAASPEQAALYEWQLRRAKRMGRIASSTITLAVPDPDGARIGSGAATLNAIAALSAHFQKLGLGIDPQVANAKNGSSGSSAPEEMSNREITLLAMASSMAKKHILLLHAGGDSKRVPWANPMGKVFLPLPYLAEDDHDGPVPLLFDHILAISSCARQAFENKGGIFIMTGDVLPCFDAFNMVLPEDASCIITVPITIDIASNHGVIVAAKTGILERTYSLCLVENLLQKPTVKEIVENQALLPDGRTLLDTGIIAVRGKAWFELLKLSSSSEAMILELLKSRTEMSLYEELVAAWVPAKHEWLKHRSLGKELLSGLGNQTMFSYCAYDLSFLHFGTSSEVLDHLGSGSGLVGRRHLCSIPATTESDIAASAIILSSKISPGVSVGEESLIYDSSLSGGIQIGSHCIIVGVNIPRGIKDLSMGDLFRFMLPDRHCLWEVPLVGRTEKVIVYCGLHDNPKVSLSNGTFCGIPWKNVLQDLAIQESDVWNSSGMQEKCLWNAKIFPILPYFEMLSLGTWLMGLSNQENKSMLPLWRSSHRISLEELHRSIDFPHLCLGSSNHQADLAAGIAKACINYGLLGRNLFQLCEEILQNEVSGVKICNEFLALCSSTQAQNTRSLPKSRAYQVQVDLLRACGEEMRACSLERDVWGSVANETALAVKYGYADHLLESSDGESLLENGKNSLEEFVDHSFYLRRARVEFPVRVDFVGGWSDTPPWSLERSGCVLNMAISLEGSLPVGTTVETTMTSGVLICDDTENQLYIDDPTSISTPFHNDDPFRLVKAALLVTGAIHDKSFSSMGLEIRTWSKAPRGSGLGTSSILAAAVVKGLLQIMGGDDSNENVARLVLVVEQIMGTGGGWQDQIGGLYSGIKFTSSFPGVPLRLQVFPLVASSQLVSELEQRLLVVFTGQVRLARQVLQKVVIRYLRRDNLLISSIKRLTELAKIGREALMNGDLDELGDIMLEAWRLHQELDPFCSNEAVDRLFAVADRFCCGYKLVGAGGGGFALLLAKDIGSAKELRQVLEEASDLDVKVYNWNIFLG comes from the exons ATGGATGCCGCCGGAGAAAAGGGACGGATGAGGAAGAAGGATAAAAGGGATTTGGCGGGAATCCTACGGAAATCATGGTACCATTTAAGGTTATCTGTGAGGCACCCATCTAGGGTTCCAACTTGGGACGCCATCGTCCTCACTGCTGCAAGTCCCGAGCAAGCCGCTCTCTACGAATGGCAGCTCCGGCGAGCCAAGCGTATGGGTCGTATTGCTAGCTCTACTATCACTCTCGCTGTCCCTGATCCGGATGGCGCTCGCATTGGCTCCGGTGCTGCTACTCTCAATGCCATTGCTGCGCTTTCTGCTCATTTTCAGAAGCTTGGTCTTGGAATAGATCCACAG GTTGCAAATGCTAAGAATGGCAGTTCAGGTTCTTCAGCGCCGGAGGAAATGTCCAACCGAGAGATAACTCTCCTTGCAATGGCCTCCTCCATGGCCAAAAAGCACATACTCTTACTTCATGCTGGAGGTGACTCTAAAAGGGTTCCATGGGCTAATCCAATGGGAAAAGTTTTCCTACCACTTCCATATTTGGCAGAAGATGACCATGACGGGCCAGTTCCATTGCTTTTCGACCATATACTTGCAATTTCTTCATGTGCAAGACAAGCTTTTGAGAACAAAG GTGGTATATTCATCATGACTGGAGATGTGCTTCCATGTTTCGATGCTTTTAATATGGTTCTTCCAGAAGATGCATCCTGCATTATCACTGTTCCTATCACCATAGACATCGCTTCCAACCATGGTGTTATTGTAGCAGCAAAAACTGGGATTCTGGAGAGAACTTATTCACTCTGTTTGGTTGAGAATCTCTTACAGAAACCCACTGTAAAGGAGATTGTTGAGAACCAGGCACTTCTGCCTGATGGTAGAACGTTGCTTGATACAGGAATAATAGCTGTTAGAGGTAAAGCATGGTTTGAGCTTCttaagctttcaagttcaagtgaAGCAATGATTCTTGAGCTTCTGAAGAGCAGAACAGAG ATGAGCTTATATGAAGAGTTAGTGGCAGCTTGGGTACCTGCAAAACATGAGTGGCTGAAGCATCGTTCTTTGGGAAAAGAACTACTTAGTGGATTGGGAAATCAAACAATGTTCAGCTATTGTGCCT ATGACCTGTCATTCCTACATTTTGGAACCTCCAGTGAAGTTCTGGATCACCTAGGATCTGGTTCAGGGCTTGTAGGTCGGAGGCACTTGTGTTCTATTCCAGCGACTACTGAATCTGATATTGCAGCATCTGCTATTATACTGTCAAGTAAAATTTCACCTGGGGTTTCAGTTGGGGAGGAATCTCTGATTTATGATTCATCACTCTCTGGTGGAATACAGATAGGCTCCCACTGTATAATTGTTGGAGTTAATATCCCTCGAGGCATAAAGGATTTGTCTATGGGTGATTTATTTCGGTTCATGCTGCCAGATCGCCACTGTCTTTGGGAGGTTCCCTTAGTCGGACGTACTGAAAAGGTTATTGTCTATTGTGGCCTTCATGATAACCCAAAGGTTTCACTTTCTAATGGGACTTTTTGTGGAATTCCTTGGAAGAATGTCTTACAAGACTTGGCAATTCAAGAAAGCGATGTTTGGAACTCATCAGGTATGCAGGAGAAGTGTTTGTGGAATGCAAAGATATTCCCCATCCTTCCCTATTTTGAGATGCTTAGTTTGGGGACGTGGTTAATGGGTTTGAGCAATCAGGAAAACAAATCTATGCTGCCATTATGGAGAAGTTCACACCGTATCAGTTTGGAGGAGTTGCATAGATCAATAGATTTTCCACATCTTTGCTTAGGCTCCAGTAATCATCAAGCAGATCTTGCAGCTGGAATTGCCAAAGCTTGCATTAATTATGGTTTGCTTGGGCGCAACTTGTTTCAGTTGTGTGAAGAAATTTTGCAGAATGAAGTATCAGGGGTCAAAATTTGTAATGAATTTTTGGCCCTCTGTTCAAGTACCCAGGCTCAAAATACAAGGAGTCTTCCCAAAAGCAGGGCATACCAGGTGCAGGTTGATCTTCTTCGGGCATGTGGAGAAGAAATGAGAGCTTGCTCATTGGAGCGGGATGTTTGGGGTTCAGTTGCTAACGAAACTGCATTAGCGGTGAAGTATGGGTATGCAG ACCATCTCTTGGAGTCTTCTGATGGTGAATCTCTTTTGGAAAATGGAAAGAATAGCCTTGAAGAATTTGTTGACCATTCATTTTACCTGAGAAGAGCAAGGGTAGAGTTCCCGGTTCGTGTGGACTTCGTTGGTGGTTGGAGTGACACACCGCCATGGAGCTTGGAGCGTTCTGGCTGTGTTTTGAATATGGCAATAAGCTTGGAAGGTTCTCTTCCAGTTGGAACAACGGTAGAGACAACAATGACAAGTGGAGTACTGATTTGTGATGACACTGAGAACCAGCTATATATCGATGATCCTACCTCAATTAGTACTCCATTTCATAATGATGATCCGTTTCGACTTGTTAAAGCCGCACTACTTGTGACTGGTGCTATTCATGACAAGAGCTTTTCATCAATGGGCTTAGAGATCAGAACATGGTCCAAGGCTCCACGTGGTAGTGGCCTGGGAACTTCCAGCATCTTAGCAGCAGCTGTTGTGAAAGGACTTCTGCAAATAATGGGTGGAGATGACAGTAATGAAAATGTTGCTCGACTTGTTTTGGTTGTGGAGCAGATCATGGGTACAGGAGGAGGCTGGCAGGACCAAATTGGAGGTTTATACTCAGGTATTAAATTTACTTCAAGTTTTCCAGGAGTACCATTACGCCTTCAAGTGTTCCCCCTAGTGGCTTCATCTCAGTTAGTGTCGGAATTGGAGCAACGATTACTCGTGGTTTTTACTGGCCAA GTCCGGCTTGCAAGGCAAGTCCTGCAGAAGGTGGTAATTCGATATCTCCGACGTGATAACCTACTCATATCGAGTATAAAACGGCTCACAGAACTGGCAAAGATTGGCCGGGAAGCTTTGATGAATGGTGACTTGGATGAGCTGGGGGATATAATGTTAGAGGCTTGGAGGCTGCATCAAGAGTTGGACCCTTTTTGCAGTAATGAAGCTGTAGATAGGCTCTTTGCAGTGGCTGATCGCTTTTGCTGTGGCTACAAGCTTGTGGGTGCTGGTGGTGGGGGATTTGCTTTGTTACTTGCAAAAGACATTGGCAGCGCCAAAGAACTGAGGCAAGTGCTTGAAGAAGCTTCAGATCTGGACGTGAAAGTCTACAATTGGAACATATTTCTGGGATAG
- the LOC122081866 gene encoding bifunctional fucokinase/fucose pyrophosphorylase isoform X2 → MTGDVLPCFDAFNMVLPEDASCIITVPITIDIASNHGVIVAAKTGILERTYSLCLVENLLQKPTVKEIVENQALLPDGRTLLDTGIIAVRGKAWFELLKLSSSSEAMILELLKSRTEMSLYEELVAAWVPAKHEWLKHRSLGKELLSGLGNQTMFSYCAYDLSFLHFGTSSEVLDHLGSGSGLVGRRHLCSIPATTESDIAASAIILSSKISPGVSVGEESLIYDSSLSGGIQIGSHCIIVGVNIPRGIKDLSMGDLFRFMLPDRHCLWEVPLVGRTEKVIVYCGLHDNPKVSLSNGTFCGIPWKNVLQDLAIQESDVWNSSGMQEKCLWNAKIFPILPYFEMLSLGTWLMGLSNQENKSMLPLWRSSHRISLEELHRSIDFPHLCLGSSNHQADLAAGIAKACINYGLLGRNLFQLCEEILQNEVSGVKICNEFLALCSSTQAQNTRSLPKSRAYQVQVDLLRACGEEMRACSLERDVWGSVANETALAVKYGYADHLLESSDGESLLENGKNSLEEFVDHSFYLRRARVEFPVRVDFVGGWSDTPPWSLERSGCVLNMAISLEGSLPVGTTVETTMTSGVLICDDTENQLYIDDPTSISTPFHNDDPFRLVKAALLVTGAIHDKSFSSMGLEIRTWSKAPRGSGLGTSSILAAAVVKGLLQIMGGDDSNENVARLVLVVEQIMGTGGGWQDQIGGLYSGIKFTSSFPGVPLRLQVFPLVASSQLVSELEQRLLVVFTGQVRLARQVLQKVVIRYLRRDNLLISSIKRLTELAKIGREALMNGDLDELGDIMLEAWRLHQELDPFCSNEAVDRLFAVADRFCCGYKLVGAGGGGFALLLAKDIGSAKELRQVLEEASDLDVKVYNWNIFLG, encoded by the exons ATGACTGGAGATGTGCTTCCATGTTTCGATGCTTTTAATATGGTTCTTCCAGAAGATGCATCCTGCATTATCACTGTTCCTATCACCATAGACATCGCTTCCAACCATGGTGTTATTGTAGCAGCAAAAACTGGGATTCTGGAGAGAACTTATTCACTCTGTTTGGTTGAGAATCTCTTACAGAAACCCACTGTAAAGGAGATTGTTGAGAACCAGGCACTTCTGCCTGATGGTAGAACGTTGCTTGATACAGGAATAATAGCTGTTAGAGGTAAAGCATGGTTTGAGCTTCttaagctttcaagttcaagtgaAGCAATGATTCTTGAGCTTCTGAAGAGCAGAACAGAG ATGAGCTTATATGAAGAGTTAGTGGCAGCTTGGGTACCTGCAAAACATGAGTGGCTGAAGCATCGTTCTTTGGGAAAAGAACTACTTAGTGGATTGGGAAATCAAACAATGTTCAGCTATTGTGCCT ATGACCTGTCATTCCTACATTTTGGAACCTCCAGTGAAGTTCTGGATCACCTAGGATCTGGTTCAGGGCTTGTAGGTCGGAGGCACTTGTGTTCTATTCCAGCGACTACTGAATCTGATATTGCAGCATCTGCTATTATACTGTCAAGTAAAATTTCACCTGGGGTTTCAGTTGGGGAGGAATCTCTGATTTATGATTCATCACTCTCTGGTGGAATACAGATAGGCTCCCACTGTATAATTGTTGGAGTTAATATCCCTCGAGGCATAAAGGATTTGTCTATGGGTGATTTATTTCGGTTCATGCTGCCAGATCGCCACTGTCTTTGGGAGGTTCCCTTAGTCGGACGTACTGAAAAGGTTATTGTCTATTGTGGCCTTCATGATAACCCAAAGGTTTCACTTTCTAATGGGACTTTTTGTGGAATTCCTTGGAAGAATGTCTTACAAGACTTGGCAATTCAAGAAAGCGATGTTTGGAACTCATCAGGTATGCAGGAGAAGTGTTTGTGGAATGCAAAGATATTCCCCATCCTTCCCTATTTTGAGATGCTTAGTTTGGGGACGTGGTTAATGGGTTTGAGCAATCAGGAAAACAAATCTATGCTGCCATTATGGAGAAGTTCACACCGTATCAGTTTGGAGGAGTTGCATAGATCAATAGATTTTCCACATCTTTGCTTAGGCTCCAGTAATCATCAAGCAGATCTTGCAGCTGGAATTGCCAAAGCTTGCATTAATTATGGTTTGCTTGGGCGCAACTTGTTTCAGTTGTGTGAAGAAATTTTGCAGAATGAAGTATCAGGGGTCAAAATTTGTAATGAATTTTTGGCCCTCTGTTCAAGTACCCAGGCTCAAAATACAAGGAGTCTTCCCAAAAGCAGGGCATACCAGGTGCAGGTTGATCTTCTTCGGGCATGTGGAGAAGAAATGAGAGCTTGCTCATTGGAGCGGGATGTTTGGGGTTCAGTTGCTAACGAAACTGCATTAGCGGTGAAGTATGGGTATGCAG ACCATCTCTTGGAGTCTTCTGATGGTGAATCTCTTTTGGAAAATGGAAAGAATAGCCTTGAAGAATTTGTTGACCATTCATTTTACCTGAGAAGAGCAAGGGTAGAGTTCCCGGTTCGTGTGGACTTCGTTGGTGGTTGGAGTGACACACCGCCATGGAGCTTGGAGCGTTCTGGCTGTGTTTTGAATATGGCAATAAGCTTGGAAGGTTCTCTTCCAGTTGGAACAACGGTAGAGACAACAATGACAAGTGGAGTACTGATTTGTGATGACACTGAGAACCAGCTATATATCGATGATCCTACCTCAATTAGTACTCCATTTCATAATGATGATCCGTTTCGACTTGTTAAAGCCGCACTACTTGTGACTGGTGCTATTCATGACAAGAGCTTTTCATCAATGGGCTTAGAGATCAGAACATGGTCCAAGGCTCCACGTGGTAGTGGCCTGGGAACTTCCAGCATCTTAGCAGCAGCTGTTGTGAAAGGACTTCTGCAAATAATGGGTGGAGATGACAGTAATGAAAATGTTGCTCGACTTGTTTTGGTTGTGGAGCAGATCATGGGTACAGGAGGAGGCTGGCAGGACCAAATTGGAGGTTTATACTCAGGTATTAAATTTACTTCAAGTTTTCCAGGAGTACCATTACGCCTTCAAGTGTTCCCCCTAGTGGCTTCATCTCAGTTAGTGTCGGAATTGGAGCAACGATTACTCGTGGTTTTTACTGGCCAA GTCCGGCTTGCAAGGCAAGTCCTGCAGAAGGTGGTAATTCGATATCTCCGACGTGATAACCTACTCATATCGAGTATAAAACGGCTCACAGAACTGGCAAAGATTGGCCGGGAAGCTTTGATGAATGGTGACTTGGATGAGCTGGGGGATATAATGTTAGAGGCTTGGAGGCTGCATCAAGAGTTGGACCCTTTTTGCAGTAATGAAGCTGTAGATAGGCTCTTTGCAGTGGCTGATCGCTTTTGCTGTGGCTACAAGCTTGTGGGTGCTGGTGGTGGGGGATTTGCTTTGTTACTTGCAAAAGACATTGGCAGCGCCAAAGAACTGAGGCAAGTGCTTGAAGAAGCTTCAGATCTGGACGTGAAAGTCTACAATTGGAACATATTTCTGGGATAG